ACCGGCAGCGCAACGAGCTCGTCGACCGTTTTCGGATCGACCGTGGCCGCGTTGATGATCGCCGAGTCGGGCAGGATCCGTCCGGGAGCGATGTCCCGGCCGCGGGCGATGCTGTCGCGCGTGGTCCACAGCTCGCGGACCGCCGCCAGTGCCTGTGGGTTGCGCACCTTGTGGATGCCGGAGGTGCGCCGCCAGCGGTCGCGCCGGGTCGGCTGGGCCACATAAGTGCGCAGGTATTCGAATTCCTGTGCCGCCCAATCGGTTTTACCCTGCTCTTCGAGCACCGCGGCGATCGCGTGACGCAACTCCAGCAGCACCTCGACGTCCAGGGCGGCGTAGTTGAGCCATTCCTCGGGCAGCGGGCGCTTGGACCAGTCGGCTGCGCCGTGGCCCTTCATCAGTTGCAGGCCGAGCAGTCGCTGCACCATCGCGGCCAGGTTGACGCGCTCGAACCCCGCCAGGCGGCCGGCCAGTTCGGTGTCGTAGAGCTTGCCCGGCCGCAGGCCGATCTCGGCCAGGCACGGAAGATCCTGGTCGGCGGCGTGCAGCACCCATTCGTCGGCGGCCAGGGCATCGGCCACCGGCGCCATCGCGTCGATCGGGGAGCCGCCGTGGTTGACCGGGTCGATCAGAGCCGTGCCCGAGCCGGAGCGCCGGATCTGCACCAGATAAGCACGATTAGAGTAGCGGAAGCCCGACGCGCGCTCCGCGTCGATCGCGAACGGTCCGCTGCCCTTCGTGAGAGACGTTGCCGCAGAGGATATTTCGCTGGCGGTGACACAAACCTCGGGCACACCTTCGGCCGGGGCCAGCAGTGGCGTCGAATCTGCCTCTGCGGGCTCGACAGCTGCTGGGTCCTGGGTGTCCTGGCCGGTCATCGTTATGCGCGCGTGCGGGAACTCAGGTCGGTGACACCGGCCGGGGGTAACCCGGCCGCATGCTCGAGAACTTCACAGAACGCCTCCACGTGTGGACCCAGCTCCAGGTTGGTCGCCGTCCACGAGGCCCGCAGCTCGAGCTGATGGGCCCGCGGCGGCCCGGAGATGTCGCCATAGCGTACCGAGGTGGTGGCGGTGACGGTACCGCCCAGCGCGGTGACGTGTTCGGCCCGCGACTCCAGGGCGTCCACCAGCCAGCTCCAGGCCACCTCGGGCAGCAGCGGGTCGACGGCCTCGGTGGAGTCCAGATCGGCCTGGATGTAGGCGACCAGGCGCATGGTGCCGTCCCACGCCTCGGCGCCGTCGGGATCGTGCAGCAGGATCAACCGCCCGAAGGCGTCACCCTCGGAACGCTCCGGGATCACCGTCGTCTCCGGATGTCGGACCTCGGCGCCCAGCGCGTAGCTGTACGGGGCCAGCCGCTGCGGCGGGCGTATCGGACCCAGCTCGATTTCCGGCCGTACGGTGGTGGCATTCATCGCCGCCACCGCCGTCCGGAACTGGGCCGGTTCGGCGGAGGTCACAGCATTTGACGCTAGTCGATGGGGCCGGGACCGTCCGCAGGCGCGCCGGTGTGGGGCGTCACGAACCGGCAACGGCCCGCCACGCTGGCCACATGGCACCATAGGAGCCGATGAATACCCGCCGGGAGCTGCCCGATTCCCCCTATCTCGCCGCTGTCGCCGGCCGCACCCCACACCGTGTGCCGGTGTGGTTCATGCGGCAGGCCGGCCGGTCGTTGCCCGAGTACCGCGCGCTGCGGGCTCAGCACCGCATGCTCGAGGCCTGCTTCGACCCGGAGCTGGTTTGCGAGATCACCCTGCAACCGGTCCGGAGGCACGGTGTCGACGCCGCGATCCTGTTCTCGGACATCGTGGTGCCGCTGAAGGCCGCCGGGATCGGCCTGGACATCGTCCCTGACGTGGGGCCGGTCATCGAACACCCGATCCGGTCGGTGGCCGATGTCGAGGGCATGAAACCGCTTGAACCGGTGCAGGTTTCACCGGTCACCGAGGCCGTCTCGATGCTGGTCCGGGAGTTGGGCGAGGTGCCGTTGATCGGATTCGCCGGTGCGCCGTTCACGCTGGCGTCCTACCTGGTGGAGGGCGGTCCCAGCCGTCACCACGAGCGGACCAAGGCGATGATGCTGGGCGAGTCGGCCACCTGGCACGCCCTGATGACCGCGCTGACCGATCTGACCATCGCCTTCCTGCAGGCCCAGGTCGATGCCGGGGTGGATGCCCTGCAGGTGTTCGACTCCTGGGCCGGCACGCTCTCCCTGGCCGACTACCGGACCTACGTGCTTCCGCACACCACGCGGGTGTTCGCCACCATGGCCGCCGCGGGCGTGCCGATGACGCACTTCGGCGTCGGTACCGCCGAGCTGCTGGGGGCGATGTCCGAGGCGCTGGGGTCCGCACCGGCCACGATGGTCGGGGTCGACTGGCGCACCTCGCTGGTGGATGCCGCGGCCCGGGTCAAGCCGGGCACCGCCCTGCAGGGCAACCTGGATCCGGTGGTACTGCTGGCGGGCTGGCCGGTGGCCGAGGCGGCGGTGCGGCGCGTGGTCGACGACGGGCGTGCCGCGGTGGCCGCCGGGGCGGCCGGGCATGTCTTCAACCTGGGCCACGGTGTGCTGCCGGCGACCGATCCCGGCATCATCACCGAGGCGGTGACGCTGGTGCACTCGCTGTGAGTGCCTCCTATTGCGTTGTCGGCGGCGGTATTTCAGGCCTCGTCGCCGCATACCGGTTGCGGTTGGCGGCCGGGCCGCGCGCCCTGATCACGCTGCTCGACCCGGCTGAC
The genomic region above belongs to Mycolicibacterium sp. HK-90 and contains:
- a CDS encoding DUF3000 domain-containing protein, encoding MNATTVRPEIELGPIRPPQRLAPYSYALGAEVRHPETTVIPERSEGDAFGRLILLHDPDGAEAWDGTMRLVAYIQADLDSTEAVDPLLPEVAWSWLVDALESRAEHVTALGGTVTATTSVRYGDISGPPRAHQLELRASWTATNLELGPHVEAFCEVLEHAAGLPPAGVTDLSSRTRA
- a CDS encoding ribonuclease D, with product MTGQDTQDPAAVEPAEADSTPLLAPAEGVPEVCVTASEISSAATSLTKGSGPFAIDAERASGFRYSNRAYLVQIRRSGSGTALIDPVNHGGSPIDAMAPVADALAADEWVLHAADQDLPCLAEIGLRPGKLYDTELAGRLAGFERVNLAAMVQRLLGLQLMKGHGAADWSKRPLPEEWLNYAALDVEVLLELRHAIAAVLEEQGKTDWAAQEFEYLRTYVAQPTRRDRWRRTSGIHKVRNPQALAAVRELWTTRDSIARGRDIAPGRILPDSAIINAATVDPKTVDELVALPVFGGSKQRRSAKVWLDALNRARESTEPVEANEAQSGPPPAARWARRKPEAAARLEAVRTGLAELSERVSVPAENLITPEVVRRLCWDWHPVGDVATAISEFLVEANVRPWQRELTIPVLTAALSAD
- the hemE gene encoding uroporphyrinogen decarboxylase, translated to MNTRRELPDSPYLAAVAGRTPHRVPVWFMRQAGRSLPEYRALRAQHRMLEACFDPELVCEITLQPVRRHGVDAAILFSDIVVPLKAAGIGLDIVPDVGPVIEHPIRSVADVEGMKPLEPVQVSPVTEAVSMLVRELGEVPLIGFAGAPFTLASYLVEGGPSRHHERTKAMMLGESATWHALMTALTDLTIAFLQAQVDAGVDALQVFDSWAGTLSLADYRTYVLPHTTRVFATMAAAGVPMTHFGVGTAELLGAMSEALGSAPATMVGVDWRTSLVDAAARVKPGTALQGNLDPVVLLAGWPVAEAAVRRVVDDGRAAVAAGAAGHVFNLGHGVLPATDPGIITEAVTLVHSL